The sequence tttaaattatatatttaaacaAAGATTCCTAtttattactatatatatatatattgaatgaTTAGTAACACAGACATAACTGGAGGTTGTAGAAACTATAGCTATCTTCAAACACTAATGACATTATTGCAAatctatagatagataaataaatagatatgaggtagatagatagatagatagatagatagatagatagaattggGAAAATATTACAATTTACTGTTTAACACATTATGGCagcattactgaaaaaaataaaacttactGGCTGTGTTCCCCctaacaaaagttttttttaaattctcaAGTAGAGTTTCTGTTTTACAGACATTAAAGGTGATTTTTCTTGTATGAACTTCTATGTAAATTCAACAAAGGTTAAGGCCACAATAGACTTCTTTTATTATGTAAATGAAACAAGTCATCATGTCATGTGACATAAGTACCTTATGTCACATGACATGATGACTTGTTTCATTTACATAATAAAAGAAGTCTATTGTGGCCTTAACCTTTGTTGAATTTACATAGATGAAAGGTCAAAGGTGTTAACATGGAGACCTTTGATCCACAGATATATAAGTTAAGAGAACCTTCAAGACCTCACTTCATTCTTGGAGAAGTTCATATCCTGAGAGACATTACAGAAGACCTGTACACAGATGTCTTGGTTGAACTCCATTCTACTCTTCGCAATCCTCTCCATGGTTCTGGGAATGCCTTCTTCTCTACCAGGGAAACAAACAAGGATTCCTCTTCAACATTCAAACCTTGGTTTCAAGAAATCATCCAGTCTACATGGAAGGACAGACTCCCAAAACATGAAGTACTCTCCTTTCATGATGCAACTCTATCAGACCCTCATCATGCGGAACATGACAGACCTGGAACACTCCGTTCTTCAAGATTCTGACACCATTCTAAGCCTCTCTGCCAAAAGTAAGTCTATATTGATTATATTAAGATAATTGTCATATGTTTAATTGTTCCTGTTTTTTTCAATAAGACATTGTAGACAACTGGAGCTAAGTATTTGATATCTTATAATAGCTACCCTATAGATAATGACTTTTTTctaacgtatatatatatatatatatatatatatatataacattgaATGCATTGTATTTGGCAAAATTAGTGATCATGTAGCACAGTTGTTGaccttaattttcttttattgctTCCAGGTTGCTCTCAACTGACAAATCATTGGGTGTTATCCTTTGATATGTCTTCCCTCACAAGCAACCATGAAATACAATTGGCAGAGTTGAGGATGCAGCTTTCTTCTACTGAGAGAAACTATAATGCGACCCTTGACATCTATGATAGTAAAGAAGGCCAAAGGAAGATCTTTGTAGGGTCAATGAAAATTGACCTTAGTAATGAAAACGGATCGACTTTGAGGACTGTCAATATCACCAGGATGATGCAATCTTATTTCCATCAAGAAAAAAATTCTGATAATCAAAAAGACATGAAGGACATGGGAATGTCTAAGAATGATCGAGGAAACATATGTACAGAAGTTTCAACTGAAAGAATTGTGTTGGTGGTTTTTACCAAGGACACTCCTTCTACTAACCTCTATGGATATCCCAACCTAATCCAGACAGTCGAGTCATCTAAATATGTGATAAACCCAATGTCTGGTACTAGGATACTTAGGAAAGGTAGACATGCAATGCATGGCATGATCATGGCTAACTTTCCCTCCAAACCTATTGAAGATGAAAGACCTTTGTGCAGAAAAGTAGACATGATTATAGACTTCGAAAAGATTGGATGGGGAGACCAGATAATCTATCCCAACAATTTCAATGCATACAGATGTGAAGGAGCCTGTCCCACCCCCCTGAGTGAGATCTTCAAGCCAACCAACCATGCTTATATTaaggtaattattattatttttctatatatttacTTTATATTTATTAACTTTTATAGCTGCATTTAtcctttcataaataaaaataatataattttttttatattttttagagtTTGGTGAAGTTGTACAATCCAGACACAGTTGGTTGTTCCTCGTGTAGCCCAGTGAAGATGAGCCCATTATCTATGCTGATGCATGAAGAAGGAAAGGTGGTCTTGAAGCACCATGAAGATATGATTGTTGAAGAATGTGGATGTCATTGAGAGAACATAACAGAAATTTCATGATTGCCATAGTAGCTATAATTGAAATATAATTTAACCTGTAGTGGTCATACAAGACACCTTCCAAGCATAGAAATGCTTTAGAGTGTAGCCCATATGAAAAGACTAAAGCTATCAAATATGCGTGATGTTTGGGGACCATATCAAAGATTCTGCCTTGAGAGAAAACCAAAGAAATTTCAATCAACTCTATGTTTTGTAAATATCCATTCACATTGCTAAGGTGATATTTGTATAaatgtgtagatatatatatattctatattttgagaggtttaataaaaaaaataataatttgcaatTCTGtcttgtgtgtttttgttttgggacatggctatatatatatatatatatatatatatagggctttttttctcagagaaaagctggtggaactcaccccccccccccccctcccctggccatgcccctacccacccctaggaccgccccctaaaaccgcccctttagagaacagggatgcaagtaaaatttgggggggctataaaagtccagcccagcaaagaaaccccccagatggggatggcactgttaatgggggatctggggatcgcactgttaatgggggatctggggatggcactgttatggggtggagaatctgtggatggcactccacagaccccccctaccccataacagtgccatccacagaccccccaccccataacagtgccatccacagacccccccccaccccatagcagtgccatccacagacccccccaccccataacagtgccatccacagacccccccccaccccataacagtgccatccacagacccccccatcccataacagtgccatccacagaccccccccttaacagtgccatccacagacccccccccaccccataacagtgccatccacagataccccccaccccatagcagtgccatccacagaccccccaccccataacagtgccatccactgacccccccccaccccataacagtgccatccacagacccccccccttaacagtgccatccacagacccccccaccccataacagtgccatccacagataccccccaccccataacagtgccatccacagaccccccccccccttaacagtgtcatccacagacacccccccctttagagaacagggatgcaagtaaaatttggggtggctataaaagtccagcccaggaaagaaaccccccagatggggatggcactgttaatgggggatctggggatcgcactgttaatgggggatctggggatggcactgttatggggtggaggatctgtggatggcactgttatgggggatctgtggatggcatccacagatcccccatcctataacagtgccatccacagactcccccccatcctataacagtgccatccacagaccccccccaccccataacagtgccatccacagaccccccctaccccataacagtgccatccacagaccccccaccccataacagtgccatccacagaccccccccccccaccccatagcagtgccatccacagacccccccatcccataacagtgccatccacagacccccccccccccaccccataacagtgccatccacagatcccccccatcccataacagtgccatccacagacccccccccccccccttaacagtgccatccacagacccccccaccccataacagtgccatccacagacccccccaccccataacagtgccatccacagataccccccaccccataacagtgccatccacagaccccccccccttaacagtgtcatccacagacccccccattgccgctccagtagttataaaatgtgtaattcaattaataatgattcatgctgccccctctgtagtataacagtcaatatatcctactcacagggctactgttatatcgtaatgcaggccggccgggcagacgagcggcagcctgcgccgcctgcttcacgtgcctgcgccgcctgcttcattcataaagtaggccgggcaggcacgtgacgtcagtcagtcacgctgccgctcgtctgcccggccggcctgcattacgatataacagtagccctgtgagtaggatatattgaatgttatactacagagggggcagcatgaatcattattaattgaattacacattttataactgtactggagcggcggggccggagcacagtgaacgcaccggcccccagctcctcctcccagtccctccccgctgatacatcgcaggctgcgatgtcaaaaggtggcggaacgccgttccggtgcgttcctccagaaaaaaagccctgtatatatatatacagtgggggaaataattatttgacccctcactgattttgtaagtttgtccaatgacaaagaaatgaaaagtctcagaacagtatcatttcaatggtaggtttattgtaacagtggcagatagcacatcaaaaggaaaatcgaaaaaataactttaaataaaagatagcaactgatttgcatttcattgagtgaaataagtatttgaatcctctaacaaaaaaagacttaatacttggtggaaaaacccttgtttgcaagcacagaggtcaaacgtttcttgtaattgatgaccaagtttgcgcacattttaggaggaatgttggtccactcctctttgcagatcatctctaaatccctaaggtttcgaggctgtctctgtgcaactctgagcttgagctccctccataggttttcgattggattaaggtccggagactgactaggccactccatgaccttaatgtgcttcttcttgagccactcctttgttgcctttgctgtatgttttgggtcattgtcgtgctggaacacccatccacgacccattttcagtttcctggcagagggaaggaggttgtcgctcaggatttcacgatacatggctccgtccattttcccgtttatgcgaataagttgtcctgtgcccttagcagaaaaacacccccaaagcaaaatgtttccacccccatgcttgacggtggggacggtgttttgggggtcataggcagcatttttcttcctccaaacacagcgagttgagttaatgccaaagagctctattttggtctcatcagaccacagcaccttctcccagtcactctctgaatcattcaggtgttcattggcaaacttcagacgggcctgcacatgtgccttcctgagcagggggaccttgcgagccctgcaggattttaatccattgcggtgtaatgtgtttccaatggttttcttggtgactgtggtccctgctaatttgaggtcattaactaactcctcccgtgtagttctaggatgctttttcacctttctcagaaccattgacaccccacgaggtgagatcttgcgtggagccccagagcgaggtcgattgatggtcattttgtgctccttccattttcgaacaatcgcaccaacagttgtcaccttctctcccagcttcttgctaatggttttgtagcccattccagccttgtgcaggtctacaattttgtctctgacatccttggacagctctttggtctttcccatgttggagagtttggagtctgcttgattgattgattctgtggacaggtgtcttttatataggtgactagttaagacaggtgtccttaatgagggtgactaattgagtagaagtgtctaaccactctgtgggagccagaactcttaatggttggtaggggttcaaatacttatttcactcaatgaaatgcaaatcagttgctatcttttatttaaagttattttttcgattttccttttgatgtgctatctgccactgttacaataaacctaccattgaaatgatactgttctgagacttttcatttctttgtcattggacaaacttacaaaatcagtgaggggtcaaataattatttcccccactgtatatatatatatttatatatatatacacaatcagAAGAACCCAGCTTTGtaggggtatatttcatctatttcatttaaggtGGTTTCTatatgtcgttaaaagatatcaacagtatcccccataacagtgacctctacagcaccccacccccttaacagtgaacttcacaCTCCCCACCCCACtccttaacactgcccccccacagtgccccacctccttaaaatgtagaccttcacagcagcccacccctttaacagtgagttccatagCACCCCacgccttaacactgacctccatgggATACCgtcctcttaactgtgacctccacagttccctgccCCCCTAACAGAGAGCTTTacagcacctgcccctttaacagtgactgccacagtaccccgctcccttaacagtgaccttcacagtaccctgctcccttaacagtgacctcacagtaccctgctgccttaacagggaCTTCCACAGCAGATGTCCCTTAAATAATGGCatccacagtcccctgcccccttagcagtgacctccacagtgcccgtccctttaacagtgtcatccacagcgccctgcttctttaaaggtgacctacagcagtgaagaaaaatggctgggttgttatggaaacctggagtaaaactgtgtgtatgtggagactaagggcctgcgagcttctattggctgataagggacatgtgaccgtgtgtatggcagttggaatatgagtgaaagacttgcaggcttctattagctaatgcatgtaattttttgggaatatctcaggaacggtacgtgctggagtgctgagacccggtctaaaaccttcctggacacctgaagtcactgtgtgtcaaatttggtgaagatcagtccagtcgtttggtcacgcataaagaacagacagaacctcatttttatatataggggagactagcagaaggacctggctttgcatgggtatatttcatctatttcatttaatgtttctgtgtcgttaaaatatatcgacagtattccccataacagtcacctctacagcaccccgcctcttaacactgaccctTCCCACAGTgtcccgcctccttaaaatgagacctccacagcagcgcattcccttaactttgaccttcacagcagcccgcacctttaacagtgagtttcgcaGCACaccactcccttgacattgacttccataggggaccgtccccttatctgtgacctctaCTGTTCCCTGCCCCATTAATAGAGACCTACAAAGCACCtgtcactttaacagtgactgccatagTACCCCattaccttaacagtgacctcacagtaccctgctgatttaacagtaacctccacagcagccgcccttttgatagtggcccctgcccccttaacagtgacctccacattgcccggccctttaacagtgacctccacagcggcctgcccccttaacagtaacatctacagtgaacgcccctttaacagtgacctccacagtgcccacccctttaacagtgacctccacagagtctgcccctttaatagtggccccttccaccttaatagtgacctccatagcgccctgccccttttagGCTAGGCCTACATGACTacatgtcgcgcaacattttgtctcacggGCTTAAATGTTAACTTATATTGGCTGATACACGTCATATGATTGAATATTTAAAGACCTGCGaattgctaaaacctgtgatcagttgtgatAGAAACCTggagaaggacctgcgagcttctattggctgataagggacatatgactgagtgtatggcagttgggatatgaagagaagtacttgcaggcttgtattggctaatgaaggtcattttttgggaatatctcaggaacggtacgtcctagagagctgagacccggtttaaaacctttccggacacctgatATACATGTGtttcaaatttggtgaagatcagttcagtcatttggtcgcgcataaagaatagACAGATGTCCAGACAGACGTCCAGAcaaacagaaactcatttttatatacataCTAGCAAAagaacccggcttcgcacggatatatttaatctatttcatttaatgtttccatgtcgtaaaaagatatcaacagtatcccccataacagtgacctctacagtacccacccctttaacaatgatctccacaatgcccgcccctataacagtgatctccacagtgcatgcccctataacagtgacctccacagtggccgcccttttaacattgacctccacagtggtggcccctttaacattgacctccacagtgcacgcccctttaacagtgactgcatctttaacattgacctgcacagtgccacagtgaccttcatagtgaccgcccctttaacagtgacctccacagtacctgcctctttaacagtgacctccacagtgcccgcccctttaacattttccacccctttaacagtgaccttcatagtggcaacccctttaacagtgacctccacagtacctgcccctttaaaagtgacttccacagtgcccgcccctttaatagagacctccacagtgcccgcccctttaagagagaccacccttttaacagtgacctccacagtgcctgcccctttaatagtgacctccacagagtgacctccacagagttcacccctttaatagtgacctctacagtgacctccacaatgcccacccctttaacagtgaccgccccttttaacagttacctccacagtgcccgcctctttaacagtgacctccacattaccCGTCCCTTCAATAGtaaccgccactttaacagtgacctccacagttcctgcCCCATTAAACAGTGACCTTTAATGGGGCGCTCCTttgacagtgacttccacagtacctgcccctttaacagtgacctgcacagtgcccacccctttaacaatgagcatccctttaacagtgacctccacagtgccagtccttttaacattgaccacccctttaacagtgacctaaatagtggccgcccctttaacagtgacattcacagtgcccgcccctttaacagtgacctccacagtgcctgcctctttaacaatgacttccacagtacctgcccctttaacattgacttttacagtgcccgcccctttaacagagacctccatagtgcccgcacctttaaaagtgacctccacagtgcccgcccctttaacagtgaacgcccttttaacaatgacctccacagtgtccacccctttaacagtgacctctacagtacctgcccctttaacagtgacttccacaattcccacccctttaacagtgacctccacagtcaccgcccctttagcattttctacccctttaatagtgaccttcatagtggccccccctttaacagtgacctccacagtgcccgcccctttaacagcgtaCTTCACAGTGCCCGTTGCTTTAATATAGATATGAGGTAGGTAGATAGAATCAGAAAAAAATCACAATTCACTTTTTAACACATTATGGCagcattactaaaaaaaataaaacttactGGCTGAGTACCTCCTaacaaaagtttttaaaaattctcaAGCAGAGTTTCTGTTTTAcagacattaaagggattctgtcaccaggtttcacccctgtcagctaaacatttgctgatgttcagggcctcatcacgattcctaatgtgggcttctaaatgtgatccgtagccttattttgctaaaaaacagctgtcactcaaagaaataaggtgcccaaggggatgtcaagcgatgcaaggtgcccgccgcactcACCGTCGTTCGTGCCcaacgccgcctttccagacttctgcaccacctcctaatcctctgtgccgcctctcgctctccctccctccccctgctgtaagatatcgcgcgtgcgcacagggctctgagaggctggcgccagagtgcaggtcatacagggggttgagcgaagtgccggcgcatgcgcacttcgctgtaagaagccaaatggagaagttcgcacgggcgcatcaggcagagccctgtgcgcacgcgcaagatcttacagcaggaggaggggggagggaggggggagggagagcgagaggcggcacagaggattaggaggcggcgcagaagtctggaaaggcggcgctgggcacgaacagcggcgggtgcggcgggcaccttgcatcgcttgacatccccttgggaaccttatttctttgagtgacaggttagtaaaagctgttttttttagcaaaataaggctacggatcacatttataagcccacattaggaattgtgatgaggccctgaacatcagcatatgtttagctgacaggggtgaaacctggtgacagaatccctttaaaggttatTTTTCTTCTATgaacataacagtgacctctacagtacccgcaccTTTAACAATGATAtccacaatggccgcccctttaacagtgacctccacagtgcccgcccctttgacagtgacttccacagtgcccgcccctttaacattgaccagccCTTTAACAAGGACCttaatagtggctgcccctttaacagtgaacttcacagtgcctgcccctctaaaagtgacttccacagtgcacgcccctttaacagtgacctccacattaccCGTCCCTTCAATagtgaccgccactttaacagtgacctccacagttcctgcCCCATTAAACAGTGACCTTTAATGGGGCGCTCCTTTAACAGGgacttccacagtacctgcccctttaacagtgacctccacagtgcccacccctttaacaatgaccatccctttaacagtgacctccacattgcccatccctttaatagtgagtgcccctttaacagtgacatccacagtgtcttcccctttaacagtgacctccacagtgtctgcccctttaatagtgaccttcatTGTGGACGCCTTTTTAattgtgaccttcacagtgcccgcccctttaacagtgacttctacagtgcacacccctttaacagatacctccacagtgcccgcccctttaacagtgacctccaaagtacctgcccctttacagtgacctccatagtgcacacccctttaacattgactacccctttaacagtgacctccacagtgccggcccctttaacattgaccacccctttatcagtgaccttcatagtggccacccgtttaacagtaacctccccagtgccctcctctttaacagtgaactccacagtgcccacccctttatcagtgacctccacaatggccgcccctttaacagtgaccaccacagtggccgcctttttaacagtgacctccacagtgctcgcctttttaacagtgaccgccccttttactgtgacctattggctgataaggggcatgtgaccgtgtgtatggaaatttggatttaagtgaaagacttgcaggcttgtattggctaatgcaggtcattttttgggaatatctcaggaacggtacgtcctagagagctgagacccggtctaaaaccttcctgacacctgatgtacctgtgggccaaatttggtgaagatcggtccagtcgtttggtcatgCATAAATAACAGACAGACGTCCAgaaagaaactcatttttatatatataagagacttacagaaggacccggcttcgcacggactTTACCGTATTTCATCTCTTTCATTTCATGtttttgtgtgtcgttaaaagatattggcagtttccactataacagtgacctctacagcaccccgccccactgtctgctgagctgtgtatctaatcctatcctatgtgatactgtctgctaaactgtgtatctaacCTTATGTtctgtgatattgtctgctaagctatgtatctaatcctaccctatgtgatactgtctgctgagctgtgtatctaatcctatcctgtgtgatattgtctgctgagctatgtatctaatcttatgttgtgtgatactgtctgctgagctgtgtatctaatcctatcctgtgtgatactacatgctgagctgtgcatctaatcctgtcatgagtgatactgtctgctgtgtatctaagtctatcgaCAGTATTcactataaaagtgacccctacagcaccccgccccactgtctgctgagctatgtatctaatcctatcctatgtgatactctctgctgagctacgtatctaatcttatgttgtgtgatactatctgctgagctacgcatctaatcctatcctgtgtgatactgcctactgagctatatatctaatcctatcatgtgtgatactgtctgctgagctatgtatctaatcctatgtaatactgtctgctcagctatgtatctaatcctatcctgttggatactgtctgatgagctatttatctaatcctatcctgtgtgatactgtctgattagctgtgtatctaatccagtcatgtgtgatactctctgctgagctatttatctaatactatcctgtgtaaTAATGTATGCTAagctgtgtatataatcctatcctgtgtgatactgtctgctgtgtatctaagtctatcgaCAGTTTTtactataacagtgacacccCCCGCcccactatctgctgagctgtgtatctaatcctatccttgtgatactgtctgctaagctatgtatctaaccctatcctgtgtgatactgtctgctgagctgtgtatctaatcctatccttgtgatattgtctgctgagctgtgtatctaatcctatcctgtgtgatactgtatgctgagctgtgtatctaaccctatcctgtgtgatactgtctgctgagctgtgtatctaatcctatccttgtgatattgtctgctgatctgtggatctaatcttatgttgtgtgatactgtctgctgagctgtgtatctaatcttatgttgtgtgatactgtctgctaagctgtgtatctaatatcctatccagtgtgatactgtctgctgagctgtgtatctaatcctaacatgtgtgatactgtctgttgagctgtgt is a genomic window of Bufo bufo chromosome 1, aBufBuf1.1, whole genome shotgun sequence containing:
- the LOC120987215 gene encoding nodal homolog 2-A-like, producing MSWLNSILLFAILSMVLGMPSSLPGKQTRIPLQHSNLGFKKSSSLHGRTDSQNMKYSPFMMQLYQTLIMRNMTDLEHSVLQDSDTILSLSAKSCSQLTNHWVLSFDMSSLTSNHEIQLAELRMQLSSTERNYNATLDIYDSKEGQRKIFVGSMKIDLSNENGSTLRTVNITRMMQSYFHQEKNSDNQKDMKDMGMSKNDRGNICTEVSTERIVLVVFTKDTPSTNLYGYPNLIQTVESSKYVINPMSGTRILRKGRHAMHGMIMANFPSKPIEDERPLCRKVDMIIDFEKIGWGDQIIYPNNFNAYRCEGACPTPLSEIFKPTNHAYIKSLVKLYNPDTVGCSSCSPVKMSPLSMLMHEEGKVVLKHHEDMIVEECGCH